The window AAGAAATATGATGCTGAATTGTTTGGGCAAAATTTGCCTATATTGATTCAATCCCTCAATTGAAAAAATACCAATATAACAGTTCCTTGTAAGTGGTAATATTAGAAAGTTTGAAATGATAGAAAAGGCATATGTAATGTTTAAAGAGGAAATAAAATTTGATTCAAGTAATTTAACAATATATGAAATGGAGAAACTTTGTAAGCAAGTGGATCAGATTTTTGAAAACGAAGACTTAGACTGTGTAGATAGACAACCAGGAAGTAGAGTGTATCATAGGCGAGGACGAAATAGGATTATGGAAGATTATGGGCGACTATTTTTGTGTTGAAAAGTGCAGAAAGTGTTTCAAGATATTTGAAGGAATGTTTTTGATATAATGGGAATGATAAAGAAAATTTAATTATGGATTTTCTGAGGAAATGATTCGGAGGATGCAAATAGTTATTATTTAGTATTAGTAAAAGGAATTATAGAGTTGTTGATGTATAATTGAGTCATGAGGAGTAGTTTAAATGGAAAAACAGGGTGAAGTTATTTTTTATAATACAGACGATGGTTTGACACATATCGAGGTAAAAGTAGAAGATGAAACGGTTTGGTTGACAATAGATCAGATGTCAGAATTGTTTGGAAAGGCTAGATCAACTATAAATGAGCATATTTTGAATGTTTTTTCAGAAGGAGAATTACTTAAATCAGAGTCTGTAAGAAAAATCGGAAATTCCGATTTTTCTACAAAACCTACAAATTATTATAATCTCGATGTTATAATCTCTGTGGGATATCGAGTGAAGTCTATTAGGGGTACACAATTTCGACGATGGGCAACAGAACGATTAAAGGAATATATGATTAAAGGGTTCACAATGGATGATGAGCGCTTAAAAGGAAATGGTGGAGGAAACTACTGGAAAGAATTACTTGACCGAATTAGAGATATTCGATCATCTGAAAAGGTTCTTTATCGTCAAGTACTTGATTTATACGCTACAAGTGTTGATTACAATCCGCAAAGTGATGAATCAATACGCTTTTTCAAAATTGTACAGAACAAATTGCATTTTGCAGCACATGGTCACACAGCAGCGGAAGTAATATATGAAAGAGCAGATGCAGAGAAACCTTTTATGGGACTAACTTTTTTTGCAGGGGAATTGCCAGCGTTAAAAGATATTAGTGTTGCAAAAAATTATCTTTCGGAAGCGGAATTGAAGATATTAAATAATCTTGTTTCAGGTTATTTTGATTTGGCTGAAATTAATGCAATTGAGCATAAGCCAATGTACATGGATGATTATGTGGAACAATTAGATTCGGTGTTGTCTTCTGGTAATCGAAAATTATTAAGTGGATCAGGAAAAGTGAGCCACACTCAGGCTGTAAAAAAAGCAAAAAGTGAATATAGAAAATATCAGGAGAAAACAATTGCTCCTGTGGAAGAGGCTTATATAGAGGCCATTAAAGATGCAAATAAAAGTGCAAAGCAGGGTGCTAGAAGAAAATAAAAAATTTTAGATATACGGAGGAAAGATGGATTTATCAGGAATTTTTCAAAATAATATAATATACTGAGTTAGTAAGGAGGTCCTATTTTGAAACAACGAATACTTATTATCGAAGATGATTTTACTATACAGACACAGTTGAAAAACCTTTTATCTAGCAATGGTTATGATGTTAGTGTAATTGAAGATTTTTCAAAGATAATGGAAGATATAAATTTTTTTGCTCCGCATTTAATTCTTTTAGATATTAAATTGCCGGGAAATAACGGATTTGAAATATGTTCACAAATCCGCACTTTTTCTGATATACCTATTGTGTTCGTGACGAGCAGCAATACAGATATGGATGAGTTAAATAGTATTATGTTGGGTGGGGACGCATTTATTACAAAGCCTTATAATACAGCAATTTTGCTTGCTAAAATCGCCGCCTTACTCCGGCGGGCGTATGTTTTTGGACAATCAGAAATACTCACATGGAATGGTGCAGATCTGCATTTGGAAAGCGGTTTTATAGTATACAAAGGACAAAAAGCAGAACTTACAAAAAATGAGTTAAAAATTCTCTACTATCTTTTTAAGAATGCAGGCAAGATATGTTCTCGCAATGATATTGTGGATTTTTTATGGGACAATCAACTTTATGTTGATGATAATGCCCTAAGTGTCAATATAACCCGTATTCGTGAAAAACTGGTTTCCATTGGTCTGAACAGTTTTATCAAAACAAAGCATAGACAGGGGTACACATTATGAGGGGAAAGCAATATGTGAAAAATCAATTGCCTGTTATTTTAATCAACCTGTTCGGTATGCTTGCCCTTGTTTTGTTTTTAATTGCAAACGGAAATCAGATTCAAATTGTTTTGTTCATTTTTACTGTCTGGTTGCTTGTCCTTGTTCTGTACCTGCTGCTTTCTTATCTCATACGGAAAAAATATTTGAATAAATTGCTTGATATAGCAGAGCAATTAGAAGAAAGGTATTTGCTGCCGGAAGTTATGCAGGTGCCGGAAAAAGCCGACGAGCAGGTATTCTATCAGATTTTGAAGATGGCAGAAAAGTCTATGTTGGAAAGGATAAACGAGGTACAGAGGGAGCGAAAGGAATATAAAGAATACATTGAGCAATGGATACATGAAGTAAAAACCCCTATCACAGCCATGAAACTGATTTGTGAAAATAATCGCTCCCCTTTTACCAGAGAGTTAATGGCAGAACTTGAAAATGTCAATCGGTTTACGGAACAGGCTCTTTATTATGCACGCAGTGAGCATACGGAAAAAGACTATTCTGTTCGTGAAATCAGCCTTAGTGGTGTGGTACACAGTGCAATCGCAGACAACAAATATCTATTGCGGCAAAGTAATGTGATGATTACGGTAGACGAGATGGAACATAGCGTATATACCGATGATAAATGGGTACGGTTTATTTTAGACCAGATTATCAGTAATGCAGTAAAATATTGTACAGACCAGCCGACATTACGTTTCTTTACCGTAAAGAAGAATGACAAAATTATATTATCCATTGAAGATAGTGGTATAGGCATATCACAAAGTGATCTGCCCCGCATTTTTGAAAAAGGGTTTACAGGGCAGAACGGACGGACAATTCACAGCTCTACCGGGATTGGATTATATCTTTGCAAGCGTCTTTGTGATAAGCTGGGAATTGGGATTTCTGCTGATTCTCAGGGGGAAGGAACAACCATATCCCTTTCCTTTCATATCAACGACTTTATTATCGGGGTGCAGGGCTGATACGTCCTGCACTTCTTACATTACTGTTCATTCCATTCACAGCAATGTGCAAAAACCCATTTGGAATCGCCTTCGGCGAGGGATTTTGGCCAGCTTGCCTACGTGTTCTTATGGTCAGCGCAGTGAATGCGCAGACCTGCCTAAAAAATAATCTTCTTACATTTTTGTAAGAACTGTGTAAGTAAACTTGATACAAAAACTCCTGTCCATTGATTACAATAAAGGCATGAAAGATTTAAGGAGGCAAGTAAAAACATGAAACCTATTTTGAAATTGGAGCATATCCAAAAGTATTATGGCAATGAGGGAAACATCACAAAAGCCATTAAGGATATAAGTTTTTCCGTAGAAGCAGGTGAATTTTTAGGAATTATGGGAGCGTCTGGTTCTGGAAAAACAACCCTGTTAAACTGTATATCTACCATTGACACCGTAAGCGCAGGGCACATCCATTTGGAGGGCACTGATATTACAGAGATAAAGCCAAAATTTCTTGCCCGGTTCCGCAGAGAAAATTTAGGCTTTGTATTTCAAGACTTTAATTTGCTGGATACGCTGACAATTTCTGAAAACATTGCGCTGGCGTTAGCAATCAATAAAACCCCGGCAAAAGAAGTAGAACCCTGTATTTTGGATATTGCTAAAAAGCTGAATATCAGCGATATTTTAGACAAATATCCGTATCAGGTGTCCGGCGGACAGAAACAGCGCTGCGCCTGTGCCAGAGCCATGATTAACAATCCCAAATTGCTTTTAGCTGATGAGCCAACGGGCGCATTAGACAGTCATTCTTCCCAAATGCTTCTGTCTACTATTCAGAGTATCAATGAGCAGTTGGGCGCAACAATCCTCATGGTAACCCATGACGCTTTTACAGCCAGCTATGCAAACCGTATACTTTTTTTGCAGGACGGCGAGATTTTAACAGAACTGTATAAGGGCAGCCACAGCAGACGTACCTTTTTTGATAAAATTCTGAGTGTCCTAACCATGATTGGAGGAGGACAAAGCCATGTATGCTAAACTTGTTTTCAGAAATGTAAAACGGTCTGTGAAGGATTATTTGCTTTATATTGTAACCATAACGATTTGTGTTGCTATGTTCTACGCCTTTCTGTCCATCAGCAGTAAATACTACAATCCTGTTATTGGAGCAGAATTTGATATCACCATGCTCGCAGGAGGAATGAAGATTGCGATTTGTGCGGTGAGCCTTCTCCTTTTATTTCTTATAAATTATGTGAATCGTTATATGCTGCAAAAAAGACAGAAAGAATTCGCAGTTGAAATGATAACAGGTATGGAGCAGAAAACAATAGGGCGCATCTTTTTTGCGGAAACCTTTTTGCTCAGCTTCCTTTCTCTGAGTGCCGGAATCATTATGGGGATGCTTGCTTCTCAATTTATTACAGCAATGTTGCTTGCGTCCTTTGGCAAAACTTATGCATTTACATGGACGTTGTTTCCGGATACTGTACTTCTGACAGCAGGATTCTTTATGCTCTGTCAAATAGTTGTCGGAATGGGAAATGTCCGTATACTAAACAAAAGTAAGATCATTGAGCTTATGACATCTGACAGGCGAAATGAAAAGCCTCTACACAAAAGTCGTTGGATGATGTTAATCTGTATTTTTTATGGGGTTATGCTGCTGTGGATGGTGGAAAGTGGTATTGTAAACTATGAATTATATTTTGATAACAGACATCCACTACCGGTAAAACTCATGTACTGGGGAAATGTCCTGTTTCCGATATTGACCTTGGCTTGGGAAGTGGCGGCGTATTTTTTGAAAAGGAAGAAAGATGATATTTCTCATATAGGCGGAATTTTGGTTGGCGCTATTTGTACTGCTGTTCCTGCTTTTTCTATTCCGATGCTGGAAAACACCTACTTTTTAGGTTTTGATACGCCGACACAAAATAAATATCTGCTGTTTGTGATTACGGATATTTTATTCATTATTTCAGCTATTATTTATTTGGCCAATACGGCGCTTATTCACTGGAAGGAATCAAGTGTGCAGCACAAATATAAGAATACAAACTTGTTTTTGTTTGGACAGATTTCGTCTAAACTTTCCACCAATACCAAAACGATGACAATCATCTGTATTACTTTAACATTTTCGATTTGCCTGTTTGTAATCGCTCCGATTTTGAGTGGCTGGAGTCTGGGTTATCTTGATAAGCGTTCGATCTGTGACATACAGATTTCGAGTTTGTACAACCATGTTTACCAGGAAGAGAACCTGCCGGATACAGACTATGAAGAAATCACAAAGTTTCTGGAAATGTATAACATCTCGGCAGATTATGATATAATTTTTTCGGAATATCTGCCAAAGAAAGAACAGTTTCATCAGAGAGTAAAATATAATTTTCCACCGCTGGCTTTAGCGGTAAGTGATTATAATGACTTGCGTAAGATGTTAGGATATGAACCGATTAAACTTGCAGAAGACGAATTTACTACACAGTGGACTTTAACTGCAGAAAATGAGGATATCGAGGAATATATAGATAAATGTCCGATTCTGGAAACTGATGCGGGAAACTTGAGGATTAGTGAAAATTCTGCTTTTCAAAATTCTATGGGTGAATCTATTTATAATCTTTATACCGATTTTGTTTATATCATACCGGACGAAGCGACAGGAAAACTGCTTCAGGTTCAGCGGAATAGATTTGTGAAAACCAGCACTCCTTTGTCATACAATATGGCGGCAGAACTTGAGAACATCCTTTTGGACGCATATCCAGAGGATTCCGGCAGCACTGATTCGGCGGATTACAACAATACGATTCATACCAGTGAGGCCAACCGTATTATTTCTAGCAATTTTGTTTTAAAAGCATCTATGATTTATGGCGCAGTGGTACTTATGGTAATGTGCCTTACAGTGTTGGCTTTACAGCAGCTTTTAGATGCAGGGAAATATAGGTACAGGTTTTCAGTGCTGCGAAAACTAGGTGTGGAAGAACCACAGATAGGGAAACTTGTACTAAAGCAGTTAAGCGTATGGTTTGGGTTTCCTATTATTGTTTCTGTCATAGTTTCTACAGTTGTACTTACTTATTTTATCCAAACAGTAGCGACAGAAATTTCAGCATATATCGGGTTTGGAACATTGATGTTACAGCTTTGTATCACTATAGGTATCTTGGTGCTATTGTTAATTTGTTATTTTATTAGCACATGGATACTTTTTAGGCGCTCCATTTAAGTAGTCTAATGGAGCAGGTATCTGCAATCCCCCTGAGTTCCTCATATGTATGGGAACTGGGGGATTTTTTGCGTTAAAAAGGCAGGTTCATGTTTTATTCCAGCGGGCAACGAGCCAAGCGGACATGTTTACATGTCCATTTGGCCACTGCCGCTAGGATCTCATACCCCGATGCTTGCATCATTGCCAGTTTGATGCCCCGTCTGCCTGCATCGGGGTCTTTGACTATGAAATTGTTATGTGTCAAGTGGAGGATACTGAATATATGCGTTTATGCTGTTTTTAAATAGGAGACATT of the Luxibacter massiliensis genome contains:
- the rhuM gene encoding virulence RhuM family protein; protein product: MEKQGEVIFYNTDDGLTHIEVKVEDETVWLTIDQMSELFGKARSTINEHILNVFSEGELLKSESVRKIGNSDFSTKPTNYYNLDVIISVGYRVKSIRGTQFRRWATERLKEYMIKGFTMDDERLKGNGGGNYWKELLDRIRDIRSSEKVLYRQVLDLYATSVDYNPQSDESIRFFKIVQNKLHFAAHGHTAAEVIYERADAEKPFMGLTFFAGELPALKDISVAKNYLSEAELKILNNLVSGYFDLAEINAIEHKPMYMDDYVEQLDSVLSSGNRKLLSGSGKVSHTQAVKKAKSEYRKYQEKTIAPVEEAYIEAIKDANKSAKQGARRK
- a CDS encoding response regulator transcription factor — its product is MKQRILIIEDDFTIQTQLKNLLSSNGYDVSVIEDFSKIMEDINFFAPHLILLDIKLPGNNGFEICSQIRTFSDIPIVFVTSSNTDMDELNSIMLGGDAFITKPYNTAILLAKIAALLRRAYVFGQSEILTWNGADLHLESGFIVYKGQKAELTKNELKILYYLFKNAGKICSRNDIVDFLWDNQLYVDDNALSVNITRIREKLVSIGLNSFIKTKHRQGYTL
- a CDS encoding sensor histidine kinase; this encodes MRGKQYVKNQLPVILINLFGMLALVLFLIANGNQIQIVLFIFTVWLLVLVLYLLLSYLIRKKYLNKLLDIAEQLEERYLLPEVMQVPEKADEQVFYQILKMAEKSMLERINEVQRERKEYKEYIEQWIHEVKTPITAMKLICENNRSPFTRELMAELENVNRFTEQALYYARSEHTEKDYSVREISLSGVVHSAIADNKYLLRQSNVMITVDEMEHSVYTDDKWVRFILDQIISNAVKYCTDQPTLRFFTVKKNDKIILSIEDSGIGISQSDLPRIFEKGFTGQNGRTIHSSTGIGLYLCKRLCDKLGIGISADSQGEGTTISLSFHINDFIIGVQG
- a CDS encoding ABC transporter ATP-binding protein yields the protein MKPILKLEHIQKYYGNEGNITKAIKDISFSVEAGEFLGIMGASGSGKTTLLNCISTIDTVSAGHIHLEGTDITEIKPKFLARFRRENLGFVFQDFNLLDTLTISENIALALAINKTPAKEVEPCILDIAKKLNISDILDKYPYQVSGGQKQRCACARAMINNPKLLLADEPTGALDSHSSQMLLSTIQSINEQLGATILMVTHDAFTASYANRILFLQDGEILTELYKGSHSRRTFFDKILSVLTMIGGGQSHVC
- a CDS encoding FtsX-like permease family protein; the encoded protein is MYAKLVFRNVKRSVKDYLLYIVTITICVAMFYAFLSISSKYYNPVIGAEFDITMLAGGMKIAICAVSLLLLFLINYVNRYMLQKRQKEFAVEMITGMEQKTIGRIFFAETFLLSFLSLSAGIIMGMLASQFITAMLLASFGKTYAFTWTLFPDTVLLTAGFFMLCQIVVGMGNVRILNKSKIIELMTSDRRNEKPLHKSRWMMLICIFYGVMLLWMVESGIVNYELYFDNRHPLPVKLMYWGNVLFPILTLAWEVAAYFLKRKKDDISHIGGILVGAICTAVPAFSIPMLENTYFLGFDTPTQNKYLLFVITDILFIISAIIYLANTALIHWKESSVQHKYKNTNLFLFGQISSKLSTNTKTMTIICITLTFSICLFVIAPILSGWSLGYLDKRSICDIQISSLYNHVYQEENLPDTDYEEITKFLEMYNISADYDIIFSEYLPKKEQFHQRVKYNFPPLALAVSDYNDLRKMLGYEPIKLAEDEFTTQWTLTAENEDIEEYIDKCPILETDAGNLRISENSAFQNSMGESIYNLYTDFVYIIPDEATGKLLQVQRNRFVKTSTPLSYNMAAELENILLDAYPEDSGSTDSADYNNTIHTSEANRIISSNFVLKASMIYGAVVLMVMCLTVLALQQLLDAGKYRYRFSVLRKLGVEEPQIGKLVLKQLSVWFGFPIIVSVIVSTVVLTYFIQTVATEISAYIGFGTLMLQLCITIGILVLLLICYFISTWILFRRSI